A window of the Scleropages formosus chromosome 21, fSclFor1.1, whole genome shotgun sequence genome harbors these coding sequences:
- the sapcd1 gene encoding suppressor APC domain-containing protein 1: MACPGSYTVVLIPLQNSLQSLDAVRFFLWLRRLKQLEQEKDCLWTGLQVLEQVRSWYRQRLEENRQLQGGAGPRSGQLGRPSRDCLIRSCIQRVNSTLGKLMCDPIVLGVPSPDEGGASDSGLRWQNTVLIKEVSEKSRRISVLEQERDWLLRKLSELQTS, translated from the exons ATGGCCTGTCCGGGGTCCTACACCGTGGTCCTCATCCCCCTTCAGAACAGCCTGCAGAGCCTGGATGCTGTCCGCTTCTTCCTCTGG ctgAGGAGGCtgaagcagctggagcaggagaaggactGCCTGTGGACGGGGCTGCAGGTTCTGGAGCAGGTCCGGTCGTGGTACCGCCAACGGTTGGAGGAGAACAGGCAGCTGCAGGGGGGTGCTGGGCCCCGGAGCGGCCAGCTG ggACGTCCGTCCAGAGACTGTCTTATCCGGTCCTGTATCCAGCGGGTGAACAGCACTCTGGGTAAACTGATGTGTGACCCCATTGTGCTCGGCGTTCCGTCCCCAGACGAGGGTGGGGCCTCAGACTCCGGTCTTCGGTGGCAGAACACTGTCCTTATTAAG GAGGTGAGTGAGAAGAGTCGGCGGATCTCCGTCCTCGAGCAGGAGCGGGACTGGCTCCTCCGGAAACTGAGCGAGCTGCAGACAAGCTGA